TCGCTCCTGGAATTGGCGTCGCAAAATCCaagatggttcaatgagactagAGAAAGACCTTTTCTAATCATGGCACCCCTCGAAGAAACTGATATTCAGGCTGCCATTCGCTGCAGCAAAAAGCTCGGTATCCAAATCAGGGTCAAGAGTGGTGGCCATGATTACGagagatatttaaaaatataacctCTATTTGATTCTCACTTAGATGTATGaccttatttttttaattaggtGGTTGTTACTTTTTTACCCTTTTCAAATAAATCCAATAAAAGATATAtgacttttttttaattaagttaTTGTTACTTCTTTGCCATTTTCACGTAAATGCAATAAGAAAATCATTTTGACATAAATCTAATAAGAAACGAATGCttctgtttaaaatttgaaaaaaattacaaatgtcagcagatattttttgaaaagaaaCGGACTAGAATCACAAATGATGTTTTGTTCTTTTGCTTACGATATACAGTATAAAACGTATAAgataattttcattttcaagTTTTGGAGTGATACTCGCATGGAAACTCAAGCTCGTTCGAGTCCCCGAACAGGTTACAGTTTTCTCCTTTCGTCGTAGACTGGATCTTGGAGATGTAAGTCTTCTCCACAAGTGGCAAAACACCGCACAAAAGCTCCCGAGAGATATCTTTATTCGAGTCCTCGTACAGAAAATAGGTAATGGTCGAGGGGACGCAAGTTTCGTCCAGGTGACTTATAACGGCATGTTTCTAGGGCCTGCTGATCAACTGGTAAAACTGTTGAGAGAACAGTTCCCTGAATTCGGCCTGGAGACCGAAGATTGTTTCCGGGCACCTGTTAAAGACAGTAGCTGCAGTAGTATGCCATGCATCAAGAAAGAATGTTACGAGGTATCCTGGATTCAATCTGCGGTGTTTTTCAGCGGAGGGAAAATCGACCAGCCTGCAGACACATTGCTCGGTAAATTCAAAAACACCCGGTTCTTCAACAAGGGGGCATCTGATTTCTTGAAGGCTCCGATTCCTGATAAGGGATGGAGGATGATACAAAAGATGTTCTTGTCCAAAGATGGTCCTATCATGATAATCGATCCTCTCGGAGGAGTAATGGACAAGATTGGAGAACATGTTTTCCCTTTTCCGCATAGAAAAGGAAACTTGTTCAACATACAATACCTGATAAATTGGTTTGGTGACAATAGTGCCCAAGTTGCTGAAAAGCATCTAGGCTTGGAAGAGATCTCTCTACAAAAAAATGGCTCCGTATGTGGCTAAGTCGCCAAGAACTGCGTGCTTCAATTACAAAGATCTCGACTTGGGCAAAATCGACGTGCACTGTAACTACACTGTGGGGAAAGTTTGGGGCGAAAAGTATTTCAAGGGAAATTTCGAAAGACTGGCAAAGATAAAAGGCGGGATTGATCCACGAAATTTCTTCCAAAATGAACTAAGCATTCCAGTTTTGAAATAAACTCAAAATGAAGCTTAAAGTGGTGTAATTTCTAGTAAAAAATTGTCAATGTTCTGAATGAAGAGAATTCTGAAAATTGTATTATTTAGTCGTGTATCCTTTCGTGTGCTTGGTTGAATTGTTAACTATTGAAAGTTATGAGTGGGAATTATCTTAATACACGAACACATGATAAATTCAGTGAGAAATACCCATATAAAATTATCTAGCTCAGTTAACTTTTAGTGCAAAAAATATTACATTAACTTCTTCCGTTATCCATATCAAAGTCTTTATTGGTGAGGCTCAGGGGAGCCTGACCTAACCATGGATTCTAGGCTACGTGTGCCATCGCACGATGCCCTCAAGATTCAAACACTGATGACAACACTGTGGACCTTGATCAGAACCCTTCAACTTCATCAACTGCGGATTATTCCTACTACAACAGATACTTTCGAACAGAGGAATCCTCCAAACGCCCTCAGGATTCCAGCATTGATGATGACAACCAATGTCGACCCCATTCTCTTTCAAGAATTCCTTTGCTTCTATGATGTCCTACATAACAAAACAAACTGTGAAATCTCCAAAACAAGACACAGTTTCGGCTTGTACCCAAGAAAAAAGTAAAGCAATCGAAACTCACAAGCCGTTTTTCATCTTCGGTGGCATGGGGCAACCGGCATCCTTCTTAATTTTTCTATAGGTTTAGCTGTCTAGGTATTTTACATACTCCATAATAAATCAATCAAATATGACTTGGCCTACCATATATTTTCAGAATTTCAATTTTCGTACCTCATACACGAACCTCGTGGCTCCTCTAACAAACTAAAGGAACAAAAGATCTTCCACCATAGAACAAGAATCATGATCCATAATGGTATGATCCTGTGAAATTTGGTAAGTACCTGCTGCAACAGAATTGCCTCATGTGGGCAAGTTGGAAATTGCATCAGGCCAACTCCAACCATTAATAGGCCATAGCATCCAAGGGATACAATGAAGTACAGAGGCAGCTGTCACGCGTaaatgaaaagaatgaaagaGAATgtatgataaaataatacaagAGAGATTGTAAGAAGCTTACCAACCAAGTGTAGCTCCTTGGAATTATGGATGCCTAAAGCAGGCCAACCCAAAGAGCTGACAGGGTTACCAGCAATGTCAAAATCTTTACAATGTGCTTCATTGGATCTGCAACTAAAAAATTGATTCACTTCAATATTTCTAAGAAATTGTACGAACATAAATCACAAAATACAATTATGCAGTTAATATCTTGGAAGATCAGACACCTGCTGTTGTATCGTATTCTACAGTTATATCAACATTGTAACTCAAATCTTTAATGTTGTCGAGTAACTCAAGCGCGCCACTGGCCCACTCTTTTATCACTGTCTCACAAGACTAGCCACTCAAAACAATGGCAGTAATTGTTGATCAAGCGGGGCCTTCTACGTATCACATTGATGAACAGTCAACTCAGACATATTCTGGGATCACCATATCACGTCTCAGACTATGCATAGGGGATGAATAGTCAACTCAGACTATGCATAGGGGATGAATAGAACACGACAATGAGATTTTACTCCAGGGGGTTGGGATCATCATATCACAGTTCTCTCAGGAGTTGATGTTGCATGGGATTCGAATAGAACACGACAATTGGATTTAAATTCATGGGGTGATGAAGAAAATACCACAAATGCTACACATTTCGATAGTTCTATTAGGGCTGCAAATATCCCGCCTTAATTACAGATCACATGTATGAGCAAGATGATTTATTTGGGGACAGTTCTCATCATGTCATGAATAGCGATGATGATTTGTATGCTACATCAATAGACGGAGAAGATGATGACCATTTTGACAATGTAAATGAAGGCACATCGTCGCGTGTCCTGATGTCTGTAATGCACCGGAGCAACATTTACGTGAAATTCCCTATGACGAACAAATTCCAAATTCATTTAGTCTTTCTTCAGCATCACGAACAAATTTTTACAATGCTAAGAGACCAGACCTCGCTGTGAAGATATTTTTAAGAGCGAAAATGATTTAATAGCTTCAATGAAGGATTTTTATGTTCGAGTTTTGAGACGTTAATATATCATTGAAAAAAATTACGCTATTTcatgatcacaaaatatggtGAAGATCACACATGCATATCTAGCCAAGTGGGTATAGATCACCACAACCTCGACGTCAACATAATAGCCAGTACACTTTTGGGAATCTTGCATTGTGATCCTACATACGAGATCAAATATGTGCAAGAAAGTATTAAAGCAAAATATGGGTACGATAGATCGTATGCTAAGACATGGCAGAGTTTGAGGCGTGCGGTGGAGATCGTCTATGGCACATGGGAAAGCTCTGTAACTTTGCTTCCTAAATATATAGGTGCTTTGTCGAAGTACAATCCAGGAACTATTGGAAGCAACTGCGACCGTATGATCATCCacataaattttaaactttGTATTTGGTGCCTTCAAACCATGTATAGATGGTTTTCGACATTGTCAGAACGTAATCAGTGTAGATGGTACCATATGTACACCGAGTATAAGCACAAACTACTCATAGCAGTAACTTTGGATGCCAATAATCAGGTTTTACCTCTAGCATTTGGGCttgttgatgaagaaaattATGAGTCTTGGCATTGGTTCCTAAGTAATGTTGCACGACATGTTACAAGAGGGTGTAGAGGTGTGTGCCTTATATCTGATAGACATGCGGCTATAACAAGTGCAGTGCAAGATCTCTGACTTCAAGCCTCCCCGTGGTGTTCATCGTttttatttgagacatgttcgCTTTAATTTCAACAGTAAGTTCAAAAACATTCATTTGAAAGACTTATGTTGGGAAGCAGGTATGCAACACCAAATAAGAAAATTTAATGTCACAATTGAAGCAATTAGAACAAATAATGCAGCAACTTTCACTTATTTGTCAAACATCCCAAAAGAAAAAGTTCATTGGCTCATGATGGTGGATGGAGACGAGGGATAATGATGACGAACATGTCTGAGCGTATTAATAGTGTGTTGAAAGTGGTTCGACGTCTCCCAATAACTGCAATAGTGGAGTTGAACTTACAGCGATGCGTGCACTATTTCATTCAACGTCGAACACGAAAAATAAAATGATGAAAAAAAATCAACCATGGACTGATTATGTCAAAAAAGTCAAGTGAACATCGAGTAATAAAATTTGACCAAATGGATAAAACATTTGTCGCGAAATGAGCAAGACTAGGTAGTCAACATCATGTACAAGCTGTTAACatcaaattaaaatacaaatggaGTGTGTTAACCATActcatatgattgaaagcttgaAACCATAGGCGGAGTAGTGTATGGAGTATTTGAAGTTGATGGCCCGGGGTCACACTCATTTTGTGCCCACGTCGGTGGAGATTGCATATGATCATGACGTGTCTGTGACATAGATACATATATTATGTCAGCTATATTTactacaatatatatatatatatatatatatatatatatatatttacatatgtaGATAAATTAAACAGGTTTTACGATAAATTGTCGGTAGTTTGCATCTACAGGATAATAGCCAATGACGTTAGAAGATATCACTGTTGGAGAGAGAAATATATGTGAAATGCGATGATACCAACCAACATAATTCATTGTGATGCCGAGTGTACCAGGTATGACATAATCTCCATCAATCACAAAATTATATATGTCGTTCCACATATCTACAAAATGTTTGTGATACGTCGCCCAATCACAATTGTTCCGCCCTTGTCGCGTTAATTTATGGAAATTATCGAAGTTAGTAGCAAGTAGAGGTATGCCTTGACGCATTTCAAATTGTCGAAGACACCGCTCTGGTCTATGCATCTCCGCTATATGAAAATTGATCAATGCACATGCCAACCGAAAtagatgaattttattttcatcaAGATTTCTAGCAACCTCAAGTGACTCCATATCATAAACGATCCATAGAAACTGtagcaaataaaataaaaaatgattatcAAGTTGCTAacacaacatttaaaatatatttttaaagcattcaaaaatttaaaaaactaaATAATTTGTCTACATATCCTTCTACCATCATGTCAAGCGTATCTCTCATGATACGGACCGAATGATGGGTCGTCTGTGTCAAAGGGAATCCACCAACTATTTAAAAAATACACAATATAGTCATTAAAAATACataacaaaataatattatattacaaGTTAAATATTTCTGATTAGTACTGTGCGTCGTATGGAGGGAAACTGGGAATGGTAGACCCTGAAGCACATCTCCAGCCTGCTCTGCTGACATAGATATTTGTTGCACTCTATCAGGGTAAAGAAGAGTAATTCTAGACCAGACCCAAATCTGCAATAACATACAACATAAATTGTCAAATCATAAGAAAAATTAAGTTGAATAAATATAATGAGCGTAGAAACGCAAACATACCGCAGTATCTAAACAAACCCACACAAATCGACCTTTAAACCCATTGATGTATTGCACAGCTCTATGTAAAGATATGCCAACACAGCAGAACATCATCTTAACGTATTCACCATTTTTATGTTCTCGAGAAACTGCAAATATATAAGTTTCACAGCAGCACCTTCTGAGTCCGGATATATACAACCACCAATGATCATTAATGCCGCACAACGGAAATATTGTGTCACGTCTTCTTCAGTGTTGTGATCATTAATCATATTATTTAGGCCGTGGTCTCGCAAAACGATAAGATAAAGGTGTGCACCTTTAATCTGAGAAGATGTAGGCGTAAAACCCAACCAAGTTGTGCAGCGCTGTTATAACATATGTTTGTGGTACGCGGTATCTAAACCTGTGATAGGCATACAATCTATACTCAACCCCCAAATAAGTGCAAAGTTCTGTAGGGTGATTGTTGTCTCGTCAACTGTAAGGTGAAATGTGTGTGTCTCGCGACGCACTCTCTCAACTATGGCTGTAAGCAAATGattatcataatttttaatAGGACCACACTGAATGACACTATAGAAACTCATCTGTGCTAGACATAAGCGGACACGGAGACGAATCCCAGCATTATGCAATCTACAAAGACATTTGCCAGAACGACGGGGATGTATGAATGCATCCATGTTTTCAGCGTTCATATTATTTGAAATGTGTTTACCTCGCAAATACGACACATTATCCGTATTTTCAGTCATCTTGCAAACAAAAAATCAAGATataacaaatattatatttttcatcaacaaaatatatataaaaaatataatggtTGTTATAtcctaattttttattttcaacatgACTGAAAATACGGATAATGTATCGTATTTGCGGGGTAGACACATTTCAAATAATATCAACGCTGAAAAAATGGATGCACTCATACCTCCCCGTCGTTCTGACAAATGTCTTTGGAGATTGCATAATGCTGGAATTCGCCTCCGTGTCCGCCTATGTCTAGCACAGATGAGATTCTATGGTGTCATTCAGTGTGGTCCTattaaaaattatgataatCATTTTCTTAAAGCCATAGTTGAGAAAGTGCGTCGCGAGACACACACATTTCACCTTGCAGTTGACGAGACAACAATCACCCTACAGGATGTTGCAGTTATTTGGGGGTTGAATATAGATGGTATGCCTATCACATGTGTAGATACTGCGTACCACAAACATACGTTACAACAGCGCTGCGCAACTTGGTTGGGTTTTATGCATACATCTTCTCAGATTAAAGGTATACGCCTTTATCTAACCGCTTTGCGAGACCACGAccttaataatatgatatgatcaCAACACTGAAGAGGACGTGTCACAATATTTCCGTTGTGTGGCATTAATTATCATTGGTGGTTGTATATATCCGAACTCGGAAGATGCTGCTATGAAACTTATGTATTTGCAATTTCTCGAGAACATAGAAATGGTGAATACGTTAAGCTAGAGTTCTGCTGTGTTGGCATATCTTTACAGAGAGCCGTGCAACACATCGATGGGTTTAAAGATCAATTTGTGTGGGTTTGTTCAGATACTGCAGGTATGTTTGCGCTTCTACGCTCATTATATTTATTCTACTTAATTTTTCTTATGATTTGACAATTTATGTTGTATGTTATTGCAGATTTGGGTCTGGTCTAGAATTACTCTTCTTTACCCTGATAGAGTGCAACAAGTATCTATGTCAGTAGAGCAGGCTGGAGATGTGCTTCAGGGTCTACCATTCCCAGTTTCCCACCATACGGCGCACAGTACTAATCAGAAATATTTAACttgtaatataatattattttgttatGCATTTTTAATGACTATattgtgtatttttttaaattgttggtggATAGGTGGATTCTCTTTGACACAGACGACCCATCATTCGGTCTGTATCATGAGAGATATGCTTGACAGGATGGTAGAATGATATGTAGACAAATTATTTAGttctttaaatttttgaatgctttaaaaatatattctaAATGTTATGTTAGCAACTTGataatctttttttattttatttgctaCAGTTTTTATCGACCGTTTATGATATGGAGTCACCTGAGGTTGCTAGAAATCTTGATGGAAATAGAATTCATTTATGTCGGTCGACATGTGCATTGATCAATTTTCATATAGTTGAGATGCATAAACCAGAGCGGTGTCTTCGACAATTTGGAATGCGTCAAGATATTCCTCTACCTGCTACTAACTTCGATAATTTCCATAAATTGACGCGACAAGGGCGGAACAATTGTGATTGGGCAACGTATCACAAACATTTTGTAGATATGTCTACATTCCAAGGAAAGGTAAtcattctatatatatatatatatatatatatatatatatatttgactaAATAAAAAAGGTCTCCGTGTGTACTATTTTGAAATACTATACAATATTGAattcaaaaacaaagaaaaacgtaaggtaaaaaaaaaataataataataataaaaaaaagggGGAGGGAATCAAGATTCAGTATTCACGGACATACCAATTACGTGGGTATCTTCAACTAATAATCTATACAAATATGGTATGTAATAATAACACTAATATTTGCAATGGAgataaaagtaaaataaaagaCAAAAATCCTGCAGTAAATTTCACAAAATCTCCAAATCAACGACACTTTTGTACCAAAATCTGGACATTTGATTGCGTTATTTCtatatgaattttatactcTCCATCACCTCCATTTACCTGCAGCTGCTCGAGAGTGGGGGGCCTATGATGGGTATAAGACCAATTATTTGTTGGATTAATAGAATCGATTGGGCTTAGTTATCTGcatatgtaaatatatatatttttttgtagtAAATATAGCTGACATAATATATGCATCTATGTCACAGACACGCCTAGATCATATGCAACATCCACCGACGTGGACACAAAATGAGTGTGACCCCGGACCATCAACTTCAAATACTGCATACACTACTCCGCCTGTGGTTTCAAGCTTTCCATCATATGAGTATGGTTACCACATTCTATTTGTACTTTAATTTGATGTTAACACCTTGTACATGATGTTGACTACCTGGTCTTGCTCATTTCGCAACGGATGATGTTTTATCTCTTTGGTCAAATTTTATTACTCGATGTTCAATTGACTTTTTTGACCACATAtcaaatttagaatatacataaTCAGTCCATGGTTGATTTTTTTTCAtcgttttatttttttgtgttcGGCGTTGAATGAAATAGTACACGAATAGCTGTAAGGACAACTCCACTATTGCAGTTATTGGGAGACGTCGAACCTCTTTCAACACACTATTAATACACTCGGACATGTTCGTCGTCATTATCCCTCGTCTTCATCCACCATCATGAGCCAATGACCATTTTTCCCTTGGGATGTTTGACAAATAAGTGAAATTTGCTGCATTATTTGTTCTAATTGCTTCAATTGTGGcattaaattttcctatttgGTGTTGCATACCCAACATAAGTCTTTCAAATGAATGTTTTTGAACTTACTGTTGAAATTAGAGCAAACATGCTTCAAACAAAAACGATGAACACCACAAGGAGGCTTGAAGTCAGGGAGATTTTGCATTGAACTTGTTATAGCCACATGTCTATCAGATATAAGGCACACCCCTCTGCACCCTCTTGTAATATGTCGTGCAACATTACTTAGGAACAAATGCCAAGACTCATaattttcttcatcaacaaGTGCAAATGCTAGAGACAAATCCTGGTTATTGACATCCAAAGTTACTGCTACGAGTAATTTATGCTTATACTTGGTGTACATATTGGTACCGTCTACACTGATTACGTTGCGACAATGTCGAAAACCATCTATACATAGTTTGAAGACCCAAAAtacaaagtttaaaattttatgtagATGGTCATACGGTCGAAGTTGCTTCCAATAGTTCTTGGATTGTACTTCGACAAAGCACCCATATATTTAGGAAACAAAGTTACAGAGCTTTCACATCTGACATAGACGATCTCCACCGCGCACTTCAAACTCTGTCATGTCTTAACATATGATATATCATACTGATATTTTGTTTTAATACTTTCTTGCACATACTTGATCTCGTATGCAGGATCACAACGCACGATTCTAAAAAATGTACTGGCTATCATTTTGACGTCAAGGTTGTGGTGATCTATACCCACTTGGCTAGATATGCATGTGTGATCTTCaccatattttgtgatcatgAAATAgcctaattttttttcaatgatACTCGAAGTCCCCATCCACAATTGTCACCTTCAGACCAGTTCTTGCATTTAAACTTCCAAATTTTCGAAGAACTTTGGACAACGATATATTCACGTCTCAAAACTCGAACATAAAAATCCTTCACTAAAGCTATTAAATCATTTTTGCTCTTAAAAACCATTTTCACAGCGAGCTCTGGCCTATCAAGATTGTAAAAATTTGTTCGTGATGCAGAAGGAAGACCGAATTAATCTAGAATTTGTTCGTCATATACTTCACTGAAAAATTTGGGAATTTCACATAAACGTTGCTCCGGTGCATTAGGAAAGTTTTGTGTCAGTGTTGCTCCAGACATCAGGACACGCGACGATGTGCCTTCATTTGCATCGTCAACATGGTCATCATCTTATCCGTCAATTGATGTAGCATATAAATCATCATCGTTATTCATAACATGATGAGAACTGTCTCCAAATAAATCGTCTTTCTCAGGCATGTTTTCTGTAATTGGGGCGAGAATATTTACAGCCCTAGTAGAACTATCGAAATTTCCACCATTTGTGGCATTTTCTTCATCACCCCACGAATTTAAATCCAATTTTCGTGTTATATTCGAACTACATGCAACATTAACACCTGAGGGAACTGTGATATGATTATCCCAACCCCCTAGAGTAAAATCTCATTGTCGTGTTCTACTCATCCCATGCATACCCTTCTTCGGTGTGAGGCGTTATATAGTGATCACAAGGACCAGTGTCAATCCCAGAATTTGTCTGAGTTGACTGTTATCAACGTGATACATAGAAGGTCCTGATTGATTTAAATCTACTATTCCCAAACCTTGCATTATTACCGGCATGACTATCTCAAA
This window of the Primulina tabacum isolate GXHZ01 chromosome 12, ASM2559414v2, whole genome shotgun sequence genome carries:
- the LOC142521281 gene encoding monolignol oxidoreductase AtBBE-like 13 translates to MCSESSYLSENGKHCNLYVFHSFPFSFMESNIPSGREESLSQMLVTPINRSCFGVILAWKLKLVRVPEQVTVFSFRRRLDLGDVSLLHKWQNTAQKLPRDIFIRVLVQKIGNGRGDASFVQVTYNGMFLGPADQLVKLLREQFPEFGLETEDCFRAPVKDSSCSSMPCIKKECYEVSWIQSAVFFSGGKIDQPADTLLGKFKNTRFFNKGASDFLKAPIPDKGWRMIQKMFLSKDGPIMIIDPLGGVMDKIGEHVFPFPHRKGNLFNIQYLINWFGDNSAQVAEKHLGLEEISLQKNGSVCG